The following are encoded together in the Deltaproteobacteria bacterium genome:
- the trmFO gene encoding methylenetetrahydrofolate--tRNA-(uracil(54)-C(5))-methyltransferase (FADH(2)-oxidizing) TrmFO, which translates to MKDNKINFKEIHVIGAGLAGSECSYQLAEKGYQVHLYEMRPQQMTPAHKTAHFAEIVCSNSFGSQSPGSAPHQLKWEASQLHSLVLSTAEKNAVPAGQALSVDRELFAKNIDEKIKSHPRIMIHQEKVNSLNDLPRPLVVATGPLTDEILAKSIQEHFDGQFLYFFDAIAPIIDTDSINMDICWKADRYGKGSDDYINCPLNKEQYFNLIKEVNSAKKIEPKDFEKTPFFEGCMPIEVMVERGPHTLRFGPMKPVGLPNPRNTGPKKEEYAIVQLRQDNKEGTAYNMVGFQTRMSYSEQVRVFRMIPGLENAEFLKLGSIHRNLFLNTPKLLNKDLSSKKDPWLFFAGQITGVEGYFESTVIGLIISEFINDKILDKSFTPPPRASAIGSLLESITDETKIKHFQPTNINFGLFPQIEGYKDKKVKKEQQILRAQNDFALWLKTRIKNF; encoded by the coding sequence TTGAAAGACAACAAAATTAACTTCAAAGAAATTCATGTCATCGGTGCAGGACTTGCCGGTAGTGAGTGCAGCTATCAACTGGCTGAAAAAGGATATCAGGTTCATCTTTATGAAATGCGTCCTCAGCAAATGACTCCGGCTCATAAGACAGCCCATTTCGCTGAAATCGTCTGTTCCAATTCCTTTGGCTCCCAAAGCCCAGGAAGCGCCCCTCATCAATTGAAGTGGGAGGCCTCTCAACTCCATTCCCTCGTTCTATCTACAGCAGAAAAAAACGCCGTCCCCGCTGGCCAAGCTCTGAGTGTCGACCGCGAGCTCTTTGCTAAAAACATTGATGAGAAAATCAAAAGCCATCCACGAATTATGATTCATCAAGAAAAAGTGAACTCCTTGAATGACTTACCAAGACCCCTCGTTGTCGCCACCGGACCCTTAACCGACGAGATCCTTGCTAAATCTATTCAGGAACATTTTGATGGTCAGTTCTTGTATTTTTTTGATGCCATCGCACCGATTATCGATACTGATTCCATTAATATGGATATCTGTTGGAAAGCGGATCGCTATGGTAAAGGGTCTGACGACTATATCAATTGCCCCCTTAACAAAGAACAATATTTTAACTTAATTAAAGAAGTTAACTCCGCCAAAAAAATTGAACCAAAGGATTTTGAAAAAACTCCCTTTTTTGAGGGGTGCATGCCTATTGAAGTTATGGTTGAGAGAGGGCCACATACCTTGCGTTTCGGCCCCATGAAACCTGTTGGTCTTCCCAACCCCAGAAATACTGGCCCCAAAAAAGAAGAATATGCTATCGTTCAACTCAGACAAGACAATAAAGAAGGCACCGCTTACAATATGGTAGGTTTTCAAACCCGGATGAGTTACTCAGAGCAGGTCAGAGTCTTCAGAATGATACCTGGTTTGGAAAATGCTGAATTTTTAAAATTAGGAAGCATTCATCGAAATTTATTTTTAAACACCCCCAAACTTCTCAACAAAGATTTATCAAGTAAAAAAGATCCTTGGTTATTTTTTGCAGGACAAATCACCGGAGTAGAAGGTTATTTTGAATCGACAGTCATTGGCTTGATTATTTCAGAATTTATAAATGACAAAATATTGGATAAATCATTTACACCGCCCCCCCGAGCCTCTGCCATTGGCTCTTTATTAGAGTCCATTACGGATGAAACAAAAATAAAACATTTCCAACCTACAAATATCAATTTTGGTTTATTCCCCCAAATTGAAGGATACAAAGATAAAAAAGTAAAAAAAGAGCAGCAAATTCTAAGAGCTCAAAATGATTTTGCCCTATGGCTCAAAACGAGAATTAAAAATTTCTAA
- a CDS encoding DUF721 domain-containing protein, whose product MDDIDLKSKFKVSGQVLQSLFENGKSPLSEHFLRWKLWSKWKDLMGDSISESCEPVGYSNKKLYIFVRNSTLLHHMYFLKGNMIRKIKKDFHKDFVNEIIFTLDRKKIPSDELEKEKLKNSLAQLIKNDEDE is encoded by the coding sequence ATGGATGATATCGATTTAAAAAGCAAATTCAAAGTCAGTGGACAAGTTCTTCAGAGCTTATTTGAAAACGGCAAGTCACCATTATCTGAACATTTTTTACGATGGAAATTGTGGTCAAAATGGAAAGACTTGATGGGAGACTCGATCAGTGAGTCCTGTGAACCAGTGGGTTATTCAAATAAGAAATTGTATATTTTCGTGAGAAATTCAACATTGCTTCATCATATGTATTTTCTTAAAGGAAATATGATTCGAAAAATAAAAAAAGATTTTCACAAGGATTTCGTAAACGAAATTATTTTCACCCTTGATCGTAAAAAAATCCCCTCCGACGAATTAGAAAAAGAAAAGTTAAAAAACAGCTTGGCACAATTGATAAAGAACGATGAAGACGAGTAG
- a CDS encoding RNA polymerase factor sigma-32 yields MKSKKSSKKIPGEKLKVKTISKLNKSKPVIAEIFEGTKSNFKDVSSQKNKIHSSKDSTVFVDETEELSPLEIAAKQAETAYENGEDNFPEEVVPEMAAGVEVEKSLAIKESTSVSTSDPLLLYLNEIRRYPLLTREQEKEISEKYFEKKDPESAQLLVRSNLRFVVKIAAEYSKFGAKLIDLIQEGNVGLMHAVREYNPYKGARLITYAVWWIRGYIQEYLMRQYSMVRIGTTQNQRKLYYQLQKEKATLDSLGNEQNLASIAKKLDIPEDEVKIMAQRMSGRDISLDRPLDEDSPTSLNDFQKATTEENIDDTLAREELIGILKAKVIELEPLLSEREKIILRERILNEEPLTLQEIGEKYGITREAVRQMEVRLLKKIKDKMENLT; encoded by the coding sequence ATGAAATCTAAAAAATCATCTAAAAAAATACCTGGAGAAAAATTAAAAGTTAAAACTATATCCAAATTAAATAAATCTAAACCTGTCATTGCTGAGATTTTTGAAGGCACTAAATCCAACTTCAAAGATGTCAGCTCTCAAAAAAATAAAATTCATTCCTCCAAAGATTCTACAGTTTTCGTGGATGAAACCGAAGAACTCTCCCCCCTTGAAATAGCAGCAAAGCAAGCTGAAACTGCCTATGAAAATGGAGAAGATAATTTTCCTGAAGAGGTGGTTCCCGAAATGGCTGCGGGAGTCGAAGTTGAAAAGTCTCTGGCTATCAAAGAATCCACGTCTGTTTCTACCTCGGACCCCCTTTTGCTCTATCTCAATGAAATACGACGTTACCCTTTGCTTACCAGAGAACAAGAAAAAGAAATCTCCGAAAAGTATTTTGAAAAAAAAGATCCCGAGTCGGCACAATTATTAGTTCGAAGTAATTTACGATTTGTTGTTAAAATTGCCGCCGAGTATTCTAAATTTGGGGCCAAGCTCATCGATCTGATCCAGGAAGGAAATGTAGGCCTAATGCACGCGGTGCGAGAGTACAATCCCTATAAAGGCGCAAGGCTCATCACCTACGCCGTTTGGTGGATCCGCGGTTATATTCAAGAATACCTGATGCGACAATATTCCATGGTACGCATTGGGACGACTCAAAACCAAAGAAAATTATATTATCAATTACAAAAAGAAAAGGCGACTTTAGATTCCCTGGGAAATGAACAAAATCTGGCCTCTATTGCAAAAAAATTAGATATACCAGAAGATGAAGTTAAAATCATGGCGCAACGAATGTCAGGAAGGGATATCAGTCTGGATCGCCCACTTGATGAAGATAGTCCTACAAGTTTGAACGATTTTCAAAAAGCCACAACCGAAGAAAATATAGATGACACTTTGGCGAGAGAAGAATTAATTGGAATTTTAAAAGCCAAAGTGATTGAACTGGAACCTTTGCTTTCTGAAAGAGAAAAAATTATTCTTCGCGAACGCATTCTCAACGAGGAACCCCTGACCCTGCAAGAAATTGGAGAAAAGTACGGCATCACCAGGGAAGCCGTCAGACAAATGGAAGTCCGCTTGCTAAAAAAAATAAAAGATAAAATGGAAAACTTAACCTAA
- a CDS encoding polyhydroxyalkanoic acid system family protein gives MPKFTVEHPTSSDAQETFIKLKEFFTTGTEIKKIDPKVECSFNEQKQTCSLKGSQFKAEVTIVPTTGGSKVSITIDLPLLLSPFKGKVSEGLQKMLKKHLG, from the coding sequence ATGCCAAAGTTTACAGTTGAACATCCAACTTCCAGTGACGCTCAAGAAACTTTTATTAAACTTAAAGAATTTTTTACCACTGGAACAGAAATCAAAAAAATTGACCCCAAAGTAGAGTGTTCCTTCAATGAACAAAAACAAACCTGCTCCTTAAAGGGATCCCAATTTAAAGCCGAAGTAACTATTGTTCCCACAACGGGTGGAAGCAAGGTCAGCATCACTATCGATTTGCCACTTTTACTTTCGCCTTTTAAAGGAAAAGTGAGCGAAGGATTGCAAAAAATGTTAAAAAAACATTTGGGTTAA